A segment of the Pseudoalteromonas piscicida genome:
ATCAGGTACCTGGTTATTGACTATTCGATACGCTAAACCTTCAGCAATCGCAGTTTTACCAACCCCCGCTTCACCAACGAGTAATGGGTTATTTTTCTTACGACGGCACAGTACCTGAACCGTACGCTCAACTTCCTCATCACGACCAACCAGCGGATCAATGCGGCCAGATTCCGCTTGAATATTTAGATTAGAAGTGAAATTTTCCAGCTTGGTTTTCTCTTCCTGTTGCATTTCACCGCTATCGTCTTGCATTTCTTCATGATCTTCTTGCTCGTGATCATCTTCAATCTTAGAGATACCATGACTAATGAAATTAACGATATCCAAGCGGCTCACGTCAGCCTTTTTCAGTAAATAAACAGCCTGGCTTTCTTGCTCAGAAAAAATAGCAACAAGTACATTTACTCCAGTCACTTCTGAGCGACCAGAAGATTGAACATGGAATACAGCGCGTTGTAGCACACGTTGAAAACCAAGTGTTGGTTGTGTTTCTCTGTCTTCCTCTAAATCTGGAATAACAGGCGTAGTTTCATCAATAAACTCTGATAACTCGCGCTTCAAGGTATCCATATCGACACCACAGGCATCTAGCGCCTCACTAGCAGAAGGGTTATCGATCAATGCAAGTAATAAATGCTCAACCGTCATAAATTCGTGACGGCGAGAACGAGCCTCGCGAAACGCGGCATTAAGAGTAAGTTCTAAGTCTTTGTTTAGCATTGGCAACCCCCAACAAGAAATTTATAGGTCATTCCTGCTCACAACTACAGAGCAGCGGGTGCTCGTTGTCACGAGCATATCGGTTTACCTGCTCAGCCTTAGTATGGGCTATGTCAGCAGGGTATACTCCACATACCGCTTTTCCCTTGTGATGCACTTCAAGCATCACCTCAGTTGCTCTCTCGCTATCCATATTGAAGAATGTCGTCAATACCTCGACAACAAAATCCATGGGCGTGTAATCATCATTATTCAAAATCACTTTATATTTTCGCGGCGGTTGAAGCTGCTGCTTCTGTTCCTCGCGAACGGCGTCCAATACACCAGAATCTTTTGTCCCACTCATAATAAATATAGTCTTGTCTTATATACTCAAGCAAATAGATTTGAGAAATAAATAAAATGTTAAAAAAAAGAGCAAAAAACTTGACTGCTTGCTCATATAAACTACAGTCTTACATGACTGTCTAATCTATGGGCAGTTTAGCAAAATTAAAAGAGTAGATTAACTTTAATTTAGTCAACTTATAGAAGGATGTAGAAGTATGGCTTGCGGAAAAGTCAAATGGTTCAATAACGCCAAAGGGTTTGGTTTCATCGTAGAAGACGGCAGTGACGAAGATATCTTTGCTCATTACTCAACGATTGTAATGGATGGATACAAGACGCTTAAAGCTGGTCAGGATGTATCATTCGAGCTACAACAAGGGCCCAAGG
Coding sequences within it:
- the clpS gene encoding ATP-dependent Clp protease adapter ClpS, whose protein sequence is MSGTKDSGVLDAVREEQKQQLQPPRKYKVILNNDDYTPMDFVVEVLTTFFNMDSERATEVMLEVHHKGKAVCGVYPADIAHTKAEQVNRYARDNEHPLLCSCEQE
- the cspD gene encoding cold shock domain-containing protein CspD, encoding MACGKVKWFNNAKGFGFIVEDGSDEDIFAHYSTIVMDGYKTLKAGQDVSFELQQGPKGLHATNIAPITEDVV